The Halorussus gelatinilyticus genome contains the following window.
ACCAGAAGTTGCCCGCCCCGTTTGCGAGGTCGTCGCGGCTCTCGACGCACTCGTACTCGCCGGGGTACTGAATCCACGAGGGGCGAATCGAGGCGACCGGCACGTCGAACCGACGGGACACCATCTTGGCGACCTCCTCGCCGACGACCTTCGAGGTGCCGTAGGGGTCCTCGGGCCGGAGGGCGTCGGCCTCCCGAATCGGCAGGCGGTCTGGGAGGCGCTTCTCCGCGGCGAAGGCGTAGCCGTAGGCGCTCTCGCTGGAGGCCCACGCGACCCGCACTCCGGCCCGGCCCGCGCCGACGAGGACGTTGTACGCCGCCAGCACGTTCGTCTCGAAGACCCGGCCGCCCGCGTGGCGCGTCGGCGAGGGCAGGGCGGCCCAGTGGACCACGGCGTCGGGGTCGAGGTCCGCGAGGAGGTCGAGGGATTCGCCCCGATTCGTGAGGTCGGCGGCTCTGAAATCGAGGTTCTCGCGCGCGTCGATTTCCCATCCGGGATGAGTCCGGTCCACGCAGACGACCCGCCAGTCCTCGGCGAGGTGGTCGGCTATCCAGCGCCCGGAGCGACCGAGGCCGCCGGTGACGACGACAGTTCGGTTCTCTGGCATGGGTCGAGGTACGGGCAAGTGTGGGTAAACGATTGGGGCGAACGTCGGAAGACGACGAGGCCGGAAGCGGGAGACACGACAGCGAGAACCCTCGGACACTCACCGGTACGTTTCGACCTCGACGCCGTCGATGGTCTGAAAGTGCGAATCGCCGGTCAGGACGGGTTCGTCTCGTTCGAGTGCCGTCGCCGCAATCGCGGCGTCACCCTTGCCGATTCCGGGTCCGTCGCCGTCGCCCGAATTTGTTCGTTCGC
Protein-coding sequences here:
- a CDS encoding NAD-dependent epimerase/dehydratase family protein, with the protein product MPENRTVVVTGGLGRSGRWIADHLAEDWRVVCVDRTHPGWEIDARENLDFRAADLTNRGESLDLLADLDPDAVVHWAALPSPTRHAGGRVFETNVLAAYNVLVGAGRAGVRVAWASSESAYGYAFAAEKRLPDRLPIREADALRPEDPYGTSKVVGEEVAKMVSRRFDVPVASIRPSWIQYPGEYECVESRDDLANGAGNFWSYVDARDVASIVAAALDADFSGHEAFHAAAADNYLERPIEEALESFFGESPDDCNVSGDESALSVEKAEEVLDWDPDHSWRDAADEDVAGPELVRE